In a single window of the Biomphalaria glabrata chromosome 5, xgBioGlab47.1, whole genome shotgun sequence genome:
- the LOC129926405 gene encoding uncharacterized protein LOC129926405, giving the protein MGSEQSNLNDSDTGSEMASAKDISVEEGDAVQLCSLSDLHDECIQLRAGVKLLAEAIDDVFGERETSSAPTNTEKKLLEITRSNQDIVRNLAKSLEKHAKLFDQGKNEQVMAIVREVVSSVNSYMHMLITNIRKVKRLISEADGAPQRSDRRSGRANSELVYDVISENQDVDAMLLQLMDTLAEREELEKDIIKALILWKTRTS; this is encoded by the coding sequence ATGGGAAGCGAACAATCAAATTTAAACGACTCCGATACCGGGTCTGAAATGGCAAGCGCCAAAGACATAAGTGTGGAAGAGGGAGATGCAGTTCAGCTGTGCAGCTTAAGCGATCTACATGATGAATGTATTCAACTTAGGGCTGGTGTGAAACTTTTGGCTGAAGCCATTGACGACGTCTTTGGCGAAAGGGAAACCAGCAGTGCGCCAACCAACACGGAGAAAAAGCTGCTGGAAATTACTCGCTCCAATCAAGATATTGTCCGAAACTTGGCGAAAAGCCTGGAGAAGCATGCCAAGCTTTTTGACCAGGGTAAGAACGAGCAGGTGATGGCCATAGTCCGCGAGGTGGTGTCGTCTGTCAATAGCTACATGCACATGCTGATCACGAACATCCGAAAAGTCAAGCGTCTCATCTCCGAGGCAGACGGGGCGCCTCAACGCTCTGACAGACGCAGCGGACGTGCGAACTCGGAGCTAGTCTATGACGTGATCAGCGAAAACCAGGATGTAGACGCCATGTTGCTGCAACTGATGGACACACTGGCAGAGAGGGAGGAACTAGAAAAGGATATTATAAAAGCGTTAATATTATGGAAGACTAGGACGTCATGA
- the LOC106073256 gene encoding ubiquinol-cytochrome-c reductase complex assembly factor 2-like, protein MAASRYRSLLQLMKQWPVKEFKGKRSSDLGDQIKKQILTKFPQGEASTVDEKECDNYYNSLVRISNDVHKKKWERPKITNASGANEEELRNALYSEEEEDKPLIERLKATMFAKSK, encoded by the coding sequence ATGGCGGCCTCCAGGTATAGGTCACTTCTTCAACTAATGAAACAATGGCCGGTTAAAGAGTTTAAAGGAAAAAGATCCAGTGATTTAGGAGACCAGATAAAGAAACAGATATTGACTAAATTTCCTCAAGGTGAAGCATCGACTGTCGATGAAAAAGAATGTGATAATTATTACAACAGCCTTGTAAGAATTTCCAACGATGTTCACAAAAAGAAATGGGAAAGGCCAAAAATAACTAACGCATCTGGCGCCAACGAAGAAGAGTTGAGGAATGCATTGTATTCCGAAGAGGAAGAAGACAAACCTCTCATTGAGAGACTTAAGGCAACGATGTTTGCTAAAAGTAAATAA